A region of the Cucurbita pepo subsp. pepo cultivar mu-cu-16 chromosome LG14, ASM280686v2, whole genome shotgun sequence genome:
GTAAGTCTCTAAAGcgattttttttcctttcgttCCAAGCATGTATAATTTGCAGCAAATGAGAACATTATAAAAACAAGACAATCAATATGCAACCTTGATGTAGGTGTCAATGGCTCTGTATAATCCATCATGACAATGCCTTGCATTTTCTGACAGTGAGTTGGCTAAAGTTTGAAACTTAGCGATGGAGAGATTTGGATCACTTGCAAGTTCAGCTAGGTAATTGTCTATGAGCTTACACACATTAGAGTTCCCAATTCTATGTTGCTGCTGTTGTTGTTCAAACAGTGAGTAATATTNCAATCCTTCTCCGCCTGCTGTTCATAGACGCTCCTGGGAGGAACTGCGCCAAGCGAAGAAAGCAAAGCCAAGAACATGGGAAGCAGACTCGGGAGAAGAGTTATTCACTTCGCTAATCTTCCAATCAAGCTTCTTATGCCAACCTCCTTCACCAACATCACTGAAATTGCTCTCAAAACCATTCCTTCAGCTTCCAAAATCGAAATCAAACGCGTCCTTGAGAGCCTCTACGGCTTTGAGGTCGATAAAGTTCGTACTCTCAACATGGAcgggaagaaaaagaagcgcGGAGGTCTTTTGATCGCAAAGCCTGATTACAAGAAGGCTTATGTTACTCTCAGGAATCCCTTATCAATCTCTCCGGACGTGTATCCGATCCGGATTATTGAGGAGGACAAGAGGAATATGAATAAACAGTCTAAGTTCAGCATTGTTGAGGAAGGCGAGGCCAAGAGGCATTGGCTACATGAGAAGGAGCCTGTGGAATTCAAATCTTACAAGGGTTTTGCTAATAGAGGCCGCCGACAAACTGGCAGTGCTGAAACTATTGAACCATCGACTAAGTTTCCTTGGAGTAGCATGAGGTCTGGTAGGTAGTGTGAAGAAACGTATCCCAGTTACTTCTTAATTGTGATctgttttggattttcttcttcttctaaacGATAATAGTGTAATAGGTTGATGAGCTTAATGATAAATGTTTGATTTTCTAATTATGAAATGAACTTGTTGGCCCTCTTATGGGTTGTTTTGCAGGAGGAAGTTCTGTTCTGTTGCTTGAATCAATAAATACATTAGAGTTGCATTTGTATTATTCCCACGTATTCTGTGGATTCTAGTTAGATAATTCCTGAATGTGTTGTGGGTTCATCATCAAATATTCGATAGCAATATTGTGGTTATAATGACTTGACAAATGCCATTACATGCTGTATGAAAAAGCTCATTACGTAGAACTATTTTTTCTGTAGTCTTTGTAGCTattggaaagagaaagataCAAAAAATCCATATTCTatattgttcttgttcttggtgaAAGATGTTCTtatggaaaagaaaggataTATTGTCTGCATTCTGCTAGGTAAACAATATAAAAGACCTGGAGTTGTATCTCTATACAGCCACAGGACAATCATGCACAAGTGAAGTAGAATAGCAACTTCTTTGAACCATTTATCTTTTGAGGAATCTGATCTTCAGGTCAGTGATAATCTTCGTCTTAAGCTCATTCGAGAACTAGTCTGGCTGGATCTCCGATGGGCAGGTTCATCTCCATCAACTCTTGTGTGGAAGGAATTCTTTATCTTCTTCCAACCAAATCCCCAACCTGTTacatttttctgtttgttgTTTAGTTTTTCATACTCTTGTTGCAGCTCTGAGTAGTCACTTTGCAGCTCTGCCATCTGTGCCTTCACGCTCTCGAGTTCTGCCTTGAGGTTTTTAATCTCTCTGTCTGTTGATAAGTGGTTTTCATCTTGATCTGAGTTATCACTATTAGGtgctttctccttttcttgcATTGCTGACCTCATCTTCACTTGCTCTGAGAAAAGAACCTGCATATTCACTCAGAACCATTGTGATCACCACTTTGAACTCTAAACTATTGACCCACTACTTATACAAAGTAGAAAAGATGTAGAAATCTAATATTATAGTCTTCTTATATGTCTAATTACTTCCCTGTTCTGACTGCCAACTATATAAGCAGTGAATACATTCTTCCTTATGCCAATTGTATTAGTATTACTACAATGGAACATAAATGGGTCTTTTCTACTAGGGCTATGAAAGGGAGAATGCATGGAAcgattattgttattaatataTGAGTAGGAAATGGGACTTAGGGAAGATGCTTCTACAATTTGCTTTTTGTTGATGATCTTAATTTAACCTTGTTTGAAGATATGTTATGCAGTATATTGTATTTGTGACAAACCTTATCTCTTTGTCGGGAAATAAGGGCAATTGGTTTTAGTAAGCCATATTCCTTTTTGTCTACACCCTTTGAGAGCCTATGGGCAGCCTTTATGTTCTGATGCTTCTATCTGCTCTGATTCTTCTATCTTTGCTTGTTTTAATTACATTCTACAGTGTAGATATGTTGCTGGGATTTTAAACTAGATTACTCTAAGTTATAGGGCTTATATAATGTCACCTGAACTATAGTTCTTAGAGGCAGTCGATCATTTTGTGCAGCATGCACACAAGCATCAAGCGACAGTTTCTCACAGTTCATGATTTTGCATAGCTTTCTCCGATCGTGCTCAAATAGTAAAGGATGAGTCTGTAGAGGAGAACAGTCTGTAAGTCTCTAAAGcgattttttttcctttcgttCCAAGCATGTATAATTTGCAGCAAATGAGAACATTATAAAAACAAGACAATCAATATGCAACCTTGATGTAGGTGTCAATGGCTCTGTATAATCCATCATGACAATGCCTTGCATTTTCTGACAGTGAGTTGGCTAAAGTTTGAAACTTAGCGATGGAGAGATTTGGATCACTTGCAAGTTCAGCTAGGTAATTGTCTATGAGCTTACACACATTAGAGTTCCCAATTCTATGTTGCTGCTGTTGTTGTTCAAACAGTGAGTAATATTCTAGGAGCCTTTGCACTACTTCTATGTCATGCATAGTGCGTTCTTGTGAACTGAGGAGCAAGTCATTgatgaaaatcaaagaatatgaCTGTTAGTGAATTCGATAAGCGTTGGAGACTTCTAATCGGTACGTATTGAGCTTCTAAGAACAATACTTACTTTGGCAAGTTTCCTTGGTCATAACTTGTACAACTAggtattaaaatatcaatcaCATTGGCATCCTCCAACACCATTCCGATTCTTTTctctagttctgataccaaaGCTGCTGATGCAGAATGCACCCTTGCCATCTTTAGCATTTGCAACAAGAACTTGCAAGAAACTGCTTCTCTTTGAGGAGGAAGTATGCTTAGTAGGCTTTCAATAATGGATTTATGTTCTTTGTTGTATCCAATTCCCAGTTCATCTTTCCTACAACTCAAAGTACTTGCTTGCATGTCACTTTTGTCCTGTGTATATTCTCCAAGTCCTGTTTCCATTTCAATGCCTGGCAACCACTTCCTTGCATACTGCTCTATGCTTTTCCCTACAATCTCTGGCTTTATACCTTTGGCTCTTATTGCAGTTATAATTCTTGTGTAGTAGTCTATGCGAAGTGTGGTTAAATCATTTAGCCACCACGCATCTTCACTGACTGTATCTCCTACTATGTTCTCTCTAGAGAGTTTCCGAGCTATCGAGTCACAGCATCGCCTCacaatttgaagattttcagCCCATGGAGAAAGTCTCTGACAAGTTTTGAGAACAGCCAGTGACTCTTTCCATGATAAAAGGACTGCAAATGTGAGGAAGGACTCTGTCTTGGATATAAGGTTTCCATCTTCATATTCCTCTGTCATCTCCAAAAACTCTGATGCACATCTTAATGGGGCTACATTGCCCGAGTTCAGGTCGACTGGGAAACCATAGCAGTATTTGAGaaccatttcaaatgtttccGATCCACCGGGGAAGTTTTCAAGCTTTAGGTCATATCCCTGGGTTGAGATCGAAGATTGAAGTTCCATTCGGACTATGTAGCCACATTTTGAGATAAATGTATACTGTTTCAAGAAAGGTCGAGGTGAGAAGCTTATCTCTTACATTTTGGTTTATCATTGAGCAACTAGAATGATCTTACACACCGAAATTTTAGTCGGATAGAAATTGAGAAATAGAAACGATCGAGATCTTAGTTAGTCTTTTTGTTCATTCTTGATTCTTTAGGAAGAATGGCTCCAATAACTCTTTTACTGCATTCATGTTTAATATCATATGAAGCAGAGTTGTATATTTGCATATAGTTAGTTGGTTACCTTGTGAACATTGAAGGTGATCTCTTGAACTTGAATTCTCAAATCTGTTGGGATCTTAGTGGTGATAAACCTGCAAAGGGAAGACCAGAGATTGTATTCAAAACACTAAATGCCAAGTATGCATAGAGAAGCCTTAATCCATTTCATAACTCTAGATTCTAAGATGAACTCAAGGTTCTCTACCATGCTTCATCTTTGTTGTTGATGCAATCAGCTTCGGTGATGAGTTTGTTCGGAATCACGATCCTCTTGTCGTGAACTTGCTCGACTCCTTCCGAATCGTTCTTGGTATTTGGCATTTCAATGAGAGACTTTGTGTCCCTCTGTCTCTCACCGATGAGTTTGTTCGGAATCACGATCCTCTGGTCGTGAACTTGTTCGGCTCCTTCCGAATCGCTCTCAGTATTTGGCATTCCAGTAAGAGACTTCATGTTCCTCTGTCTTTCACTGATGAGTTTGTTCGAAATCACGATCCTCTAGTCGTGAACTTGCTTGGCTCCTTGTGAATCTCTCTTGGTATTTGGCATTCCAATAAGAGACTTCATGTTCCTCTGTCTCTCACTGATGAGTTTATTCGGAATCACGATCTTCTGGTCGTGAACCTAGTCAGCTCCTTCCAAGTCGCCCTTGGTATTTGGCATTTGAGACTTCACGTTCCTTGGTCTCTCTTATGGATTTGATCTGGTTTGAAAGGGGGTCAATGTAAGGGGGAAATAAATGCAACGGAAGCAAGTATATGTGGCTGTGATGGAAGGCATCCACTAAAGAGGGTCCATGGAAATGCTCATCCATTTCTTGTTTCAATATCAGAGACAGTGGTGGGAGATTGATATTGTGCCTCATTTATGAGGGAGATGAAGAATGTTGGGTATCATATCACCACATTTTCTTCCATCTTCCTCTACCATAACTCAACCAGTGGATATCTGTGGATTAGTTGTTAATGTTCAATGTTTATTAGGAAAATGCCACTTTGTTGACTCCGCCTTTTTTtaccatatcatttttcattttttctgttCGGGATAGATATTTAGATCTCTAATTTCTGGAAtgtctttttcaaaattcataaaaattgttCTACACtgatttattcaaaattttttagataaactGTGTttgtatcaaataaattaatagatctttgaacttctaattttgtatttttaacatacttcaaaaattttaaaagcttCAAGTTTTcagcttttttatttatgaaattttgcatttaataaattattgacattgataaagtttttgaaatttacaaacggattaatacaaaattaaaattatgactTAGTACATGCACTTGAGCACTATTCACaaactaaaattgaaatttaatctaaaattcattaaaactaTGTgacaattaataaaatagtttGGAAAGacaatttatattaaataatcatttcaataatataaataattatacttTTGGGGTAATGAGTTAAACaactatatttaattagttttttttttcttggaaaaGTGTCCAATTACTAAATTCAGAAACCTCTAGATACTCAACGGACTAAAATACCCCTAATTTGAAATCTAATACCTATTAGTAAATCAAGATTATAtagcaaaaggaaaagaaaaaaaaaaaaaaagatatactcaaatataatgtataatacaggaaaaaaaattatgtatatacatatatatacacacaatcTGAACATAATTTTCcatgaacataaaatatttttaccaaCATTTCTATAAAATGGAGATCTCCCAACATTTCCATGAAGgattttgaagttctttgcCAAGGAAGGGGATCATCCCATTGTCAAAACACATTCACTAATCACACACTACTGTGTTAAGTTCCTAAGGGAGCCATAAAGTGGAAGAACATTTATGTACAAATGAGATGATCTAtaagaacataaaatttaaaaacaaactaTTTTAAGAGATTTGTAGAAAGGCAAAGGAGAAGAACCATACAAGACTACATAGCAACAGATCCATCCCCACCCTGCTGCCTAACTCTCAGAGtcaaatatatcaatatcaaGGTTCCCAAGCTTGACCTGCAAATGGCAAAATCATCTGATATaaaagatttctttttttgatgAACAATCAAGTTACCTACAggttgtttctttttatttatttaaaactttgagtaGCTTATAGATAGATTGGATCTTGATTCTCTATAAGGATGGTATAGTTTATATCAAAAAAGCATTTTTTTCCCCCCTAAAAAgggaaacagaaaaagaaaaaggaaaaagaaaaagaaaaagaaatgaaatgagaaGGAAAAGGGTAGTGTTCCAAAAGTgctaaaaaacaattttcagATCTTACAAAAGATTTAAGAACATTTAAAAGTAGTCTAAGTATTTTAAAGCACTTTTTTCTCGAACCTCCTCCACCTATCCTCAATCAATAGCTATGCAGTAAAAGTCACTTGTGTTTTGGACTTTCTAAGAtaaattgcatttttttcGTAAATGCCCAAAATTCAACTCAGTGATTGGACTGGGACCAAAATAAAGAAGATTAGGAATCTGGTACTCACAATACCGAGAAAAGAACAACAATCTTTCTTGAATCAAATGAAGCAGAACGTTTATATTTTCTCCACCTGTTGTTTGACGCGTCCTGAGCCCTTTCGATCCCTGATTTTTCTGATgaataacaaaagaaattgaagtatTGATAAAAGATTATTGAATTTTCCTTGTTGATTGAAATTTTCTATACAAGTTGTTTCGTTTTTCAAGCACTAGAAAGCAAATGCGTGCATACCTTTAGACGAGAACTTCAGCAACATTAGTCCATGATCCAACAAATATTGCATAAGTTTCGCCCCCATTTTAAGACTGGACTGTCTCTGCAGTACCTTCTCTATGCGCTGCAAGAGATGTAGAATACAGATCACACACCTTAGTTTGTAGaacttcaaaacttttaaaaaagtaaaatcaaacccattaaattgatttcaaatgattaaaaaacaTGTCTAGAGTGAATTTAAACATGATAAGAGTGGTTTAACTAATTTACAAATCAATTAGCTATCATTTTAGGAtcatgattttcatttttttaaaaggaaaagccaTCTCTAAAATTTGCGTAAATAGACGAGTTCAGTTACCACTAATGTACTCTCAGTTCTCAAGCTTTCAAAAGTTCCTTCACAGGATTTAGATGTTTTGAGCTTGTCCAGCTTGTCCTTgtcaatatcaatatttacTATGCACGAGGAACAAGCATCACCAGCATTCACGTGTATGTCAATTACGTTCTGGCAAGTCAAGCGAGTATCTGAAGTTTCCAATGACATCCTAGTTTTTGTTGGATGGGTAACTTCCAGGAAGCTGAGGAAAGCCAAATGTGGATCACACTCTGGACTGTTGTCGAATCCCTCGGTACTTAAAAAGCTAGAGGAATCACGGGCCTGaacaaataaagaatatttgaaaagaaactCTCGAGATATATAGCATAACTATAAGTGTGAATCATCAACTAAGgtaaataaatatctaaaattcatttaaaaatgataatgtttagagaaaaaaaaaaaaaaagaaacaaagaacataGATATGCATTTCAAGGGCCaataggagaaagaaaatgacaacCACAAGTAAATAGGACTGTTTTCAAAGCagtttatcttttttattagataaaaacAATTGAAGAGATCTATAtattcatcaaatataataaaataaattcaatagaAATAGATTAAACGAGCCATTGAATGGGAGAATAATCTGATTGGGCACTGATGGTTGTGGGCAAAGGACtacaaaaaaaagtaagagatTGTGCCCTGTAAGGGGATTTGAAGTGAGAGGTTGGTgggttgattttgttttgcGTTTCTAAAGAGGATAGCTTTTTTACAGAAATAATTGCGAaactaataaacaatttagaCCTTAATCAACTATTTTGAAAGCAATCAACATtgcttttaaaaaacaaaaggtaaCCAACATGATAAAGTAagataataattatagataatagtttgatgaaattgaagtTAGCTAATCAGTGATTTGATGtataattaacaaacaaaaatttcaatgaagtacaataattatgtatttttcaTTACTAAGAACTGATATACGCGATCTAAATGCATCATTTGCTagtttttttctcattaaaaattttcttttcggctactttcataaatttctttaattgcTACATCTGCCCtagttattttcttcttgCACAAAACAATGGCCCCAGACGCCATgtccaaaagaagaaatggtGAGCTCAATCAAGTTGTTACCacaaatagagagagagagaataccAAAATATAGTGGAAAAGCAATACACCACAAAGGGCGAACTTACCAAAGAATTTTGGAAGGGGAACGAAGTCTTCTCAAAGAGAATTGGCAAAATTTCTGAATGGcgaaaacaattaattatcaGCATCATGCAACTGGAAATCTAAAACTACGGATTACTTCACTTACAAAGcgtaattaagaaaaatacctAAAGAACAATGACGCTCCCTCTCGTCAAGCCTAGTAACTTTCGCTAGTTTTTCTTGAACGAGAACTTCATTCGACACAGCTGCAGTCTGAAAGGGAACGAAAAAGTGAAATACATTAACCAAAGCAACGCCAAAAGCAAAATGAGTACATAAGTGATAAAATCACAAAGCTCAAACGAATCTTCAGATTCTCATTTCTAAGCCAACAAAAAAACTCCAGCACAACAGAAATCTGTAAAACACGAATGAACAAACCAAATTTGCGAGTCTAAAATTACAGTGTGGAGGAAATCGAGAGGAAGAAGGGCTAATTGAAACTTGCTTTTGGTGATTTGATAACAAGCATTGAAAATGTCGACTTAAAACAAATGTAAGGCACCATTACCTGACACTGATTAACAGCCATTGCTGCGAAGCTAGAAGAGATCGAGTCCCCTCGGCTCTAGCCCCGGCCATTAAAAAGCCATCGAAAAATCAAATggacagagacagagagagaagagCCATAGATATAGACGTTAGTACGTTGCATCGAAATCGAGAgcgcttttcttttttatttatttattttattttattttattttattttattttttgtcccTTCTGATTGGCACGATTTGGCATAGCCCATGCTAGTTATTTTctgaccaaaatgcccttttcgcttttttttttctttttttttttttatttctttttgtgttttttaattGCGTcttattcaataataattgatttaaaacGCATAAAAAAAGCTACATAATGGTTAGGTTATAtctcaactttttattttttatttaatatgaaaaggcaagaaaataaatatttaaatttttaaaatttttcaaaatgtttttatttttaaaaatatatgtatttggtatttatttcttatttttatataatttcacacttctttttttttttttttattaaaaatacagTAAATTTCGAGACtatcataattcaaatttcaagatCTCTTAAAGCATGTGAGTGATgacaaaatatgttaaaagaaCTCGAGCGAGAAGAAAACATGTTAAACAGACCCGTATTAATTTGTGGGGGATTATTATCACTTTTAGAACCACTTCAAGACAAGTAGATATCATGATCATGTCGAAAACACAGAACTGTTGGGACCATCgaaatactaattttaaatcCCAGTTCAAATAAGCattatagtatattttttaGCCAGTTGAATTAGATAtgtatcaattttattttaaaattttgagtcgtaaaataaaagggttgaacgataaataaatgcaaaataagaatgtgatattttaaaataaaatcattaagaaatattttcaaatatatgaacaaatacctttccttttgtattttccctccaacaataatatatatatataacactACTAAATGTATAACGACCTAAACCCacaactagcagatattgtcattttttggtttttccttttggattttcagctttaaaacgtgtctagcAGGGAAATGAGTCTTTTGTTCTCCTACCAATGTGGGGACatcacatcacaatccaccccctttagggttCAGCGTTCTTGTTAGCACTCGTTCttttttccaatcgatgtgagacccccaccaaatccaccttctttagggccagcgtccttactggcacaccgcctcatgtttacccccttcggggaacagcgagaaggctaacatgtcgttcggtgtctggctctaataccatttgtaacgacccaaatccaccactagcagatattgttctttttggacttttcctttcaggcttcccttcaaagatttaaaacacgtctgttagtgAAAAGTTTCACACTCTTAAAACAGTCTTTTGTTCTCGTGCACCAGTTTCAACAATGATAATTAgcaataacaataaatttaagcAGCAATAATACAAcaatgataattaattaagagagagagagaaaaaagttttttttttttttttttaaaaaaaaaagaaaattaagaaaaccaaaattagaattagaaaGTATGAAAGTGGGCCCAAAGGGGTGGGTCCCATCGAGTGCAGAAATCGAGGAAACTTTTCACGTGGGAGGGAAACAGGGAGAATGAGGGAATAGAGGAAAAGGATAGGGGTAAAAtggggaaaatgaaaaacgtAGGGTATTTGTTTGAATTGCGCATGTGAAGGCCGAAGGCCGAAGACTGGTTGTTTTgtgaagaaacaaaacaaatgtcCAAATCAAAATAAGCCTTCACGGGTTGCCAAACTGTTTCAGGCGCTCCTCACCTAAGTCCTACCCTCTCTCCTAGCCTCACGTTTGTCTttccaaaccaaacaaaacctCCCTTTCTCCCCGAACAATTATTCGATGAGTTTGTCACTATATCTCCGTCGTTTTTTACAATGGAATGTATGAGAAAAGTATCTCAAACTTATATCGAGGAGTAAATATAGACATATAAAGTTAAAAGAGGCATTCAGGAAGCCACTGATCGCTTTTCTGGACAAGTTTCTATTAGTCCAGACCGACCAAACAAAACCTCCCTTTCTCCCCGAAGAATTATTTGATGAGTTTGCCACCGTATGTCCATCGTTTTTTTTACAATGGAATGTGTGAGAGAGAAGTATCTCAAACTTATGTCGAGGAATAAATATGGACATAAAAGTCAAAGAGGCATTTAGGAAGCAACTAGTCGCTTCTGTACAACGCTTCTATCAGACCAGGCCAACCACTACATAAATAAAGAGATCTATATACCAATTATGAGCGATGGCGAAGTCGTCAAAGGCACAGGGCAGGATCAAAGAGCTTAGTGGGAATGCTCGAGAAAAGAGCATATCAGGGGTTAGTGTGCCCTCCATCCCATCGtactaataataatgaagGGCTTTGATGCTAGCAATAGTCGAGATCATTCCTTTCCCCTGCTCGTAATAGATCGTTAAGTTTGTCTCCGTGGTATAACCTTGAAATCCTTTGGCTGCCATGCAAAGAGAAACATCCCTTTCTCCTACAACTCTGAAAAAATCATGAACTATAAGTTGGATGACCTCTTGAATTTGAGCTTTTCCTGAAGTAATTGTGAAGCATcgttacataaataaatagagagtAGAAACTAGCAGGACAACAAACCAGCATAATACGAGTAACAGCCAGACCGTAACATTTCGATGGTACCTTCTTACGACTTGCCAATTCACTCGACCGACGGCAGTTCGGACCCTACGTGAACGACAAACCCGTCAACGTTTTATAAGGTTCATAAGTAACTggtaacaagaaaaaaaacattgttcCTTGTAAAGCTACTCCAATACCCTCAAGATTCAACTATCACGACATCACGAGACTAATTAATGCAACGGCGTTTGTTATCTTTGTTACAAATCATGGAGAGTCGTCGCCGCCACCACCCCCACCCCCCTCTAAAAATGAACCTTCGAGCTTTACCTAGCACGTTCGGTCCCATGAAGGACACAGTCACTACCCAAAACTCCTAAACTTATAGGTGCCCTCCGCCCTCGTTCGTCCCCTCCCACAAAAAAATGCGTCATATATCGCCCGATTTTCTCGCTCGCCCAACAGGGTCTCAAAGAAAGACACGAAATAACTTGGGATCTTGCTCAACATCGACCGAATAAGTGTGTGtgatttttttcccctttagAGAAGACCTTTTTTCCACCAAAGAATCCCAAAAGGTCTAACTCTTCGAATTACCACTTAAGGGCAACCCCAAGTAAGAAGAAGTGAGCTGACACACCTCACAACCAAGCTTAACTTGGAGGGCAGCAATTTAAGTCACTATTTGAGCTCTTACCCTGGTAATCTTAATGTCAAAATCACTTCAAAAAACGACAAAAACCTATTAGGATTAACAAACGACTTTTCCTAACCCgaatataaaaggaaagtGTCATCTTCAAACTCAAAGGCGAATCGACTCATTCCCCACCTTAAACCCCTCAATCTCCCCCGTCTCGATACATGTTGACATTACACCTTTTCCATGTGTTCCTAATATGCAAGTTCCACAATAACAAGTCCTTACACAAGTTCCTTACACAATAACTACTCTCAAGCAGACAACCACAAGTAGTCTAAGAAAGTATGATTAATTTGAGCAAACCTTTCGTTAGCTCGAGTGGTCCCTTTAAATAGCAAGATTATCCCCGCCAAGCGTAGGCAATGTCCTAGATCTGAAAGGAAATGTCCAAGAAATACTAAGCTTGTTCAGTTTAACCATATAAGTGGATCTACATTATTGGTTTTTATAAATTGTTTTGAGGCAAACGAGAACAAGCTTAGTATTTAgtgaaagaaatagaataaaaGTAGTCTTCATACCTCTACGTGTGTGCCAATTGCTACAGACTTGTTTCC
Encoded here:
- the LOC111809675 gene encoding uncharacterized protein LOC111809675, with the translated sequence MAVNQCQTAAVSNEVLVQEKLAKVTRLDERERHCSLEILPILFEKTSFPFQNSLARDSSSFLSTEGFDNSPECDPHLAFLSFLEVTHPTKTRMSLETSDTRLTCQNVIDIHVNAGDACSSCIVNIDIDKDKLDKLKTSKSCEGTFESLRTESTLVRIEKVLQRQSSLKMGAKLMQYLLDHGLMLLKFSSKEKSGIERAQDASNNRWRKYKRSASFDSRKIVVLFSVLSSLGTLILIYLTLRVRQQGGDGSVAM
- the LOC111810293 gene encoding uncharacterized protein LOC111810293, translated to MGSRLGRRVIHFANLPIKLLMPTSFTNITEIALKTIPSASKIEIKRVLESLYGFEVDKVRTLNMDGKKKKRGGLLIAKPDYKKAYVTLRNPLSISPDVYPIRIIEEDKRNMNKQSKFSIVEEGEAKRHWLHEKEPVEFKSYKGFANRGRRQTGSAETIEPSTKFPWSSMRSGR
- the LOC111810292 gene encoding BTB/POZ domain-containing protein DOT3-like, with the translated sequence MKSLTGMPNTESDSEGAEQVHDQRIVIPNKLIGERQRDTKSLIEMPNTKNDSEGVEQVHDKRIVIPNKLITEADCINNKDEAWFITTKIPTDLRIQVQEITFNVHKYTFISKCGYIVRMELQSSISTQGYDLKLENFPGGSETFEMVLKYCYGFPVDLNSGNVAPLRCASEFLEMTEEYEDGNLISKTESFLTFAVLLSWKESLAVLKTCQRLSPWAENLQIVRRCCDSIARKLSRENIVGDTVSEDAWWLNDLTTLRIDYYTRIITAIRAKGIKPEIVGKSIEQYARKWLPGIEMETGLGEYTQDKSDMQASTLSCRKDELGIGYNKEHKSIIESLLSILPPQREAVSCKFLLQMLKMARVHSASAALVSELEKRIGMVLEDANVIDILIPSCTSYDQGNLPNSQERTMHDIEVVQRLLEYYSLFEQQQQQHRIGNSNVCKLIDNYLAELASDPNLSIAKFQTLANSLSENARHCHDGLYRAIDTYIKTHPLLFEHDRRKLCKIMNCEKLSLDACVHAAQNDRLPLRTIVQVLFSEQVKMRSAMQEKEKAPNSDNSDQDENHLSTDREIKNLKAELESVKAQMAELQSDYSELQQEYEKLNNKQKNVTGWGFGWKKIKNSFHTRVDGDEPAHRRSSQTSSRMSLRRRLSLT